The genomic region TCTTGATTTCATAAGGCAGTATGGTGAAGCTTGCGCTCGTCTCCGACAAAAGGGAAACCGGTTCAAAGCCTTGTTCAATCATGTTGCATTCTACAATCGATGCAATCGGACAAGCGAAATTCAATGTGACTGGACAACGTCTGTTGTAGCATTCGTACAGCCGGATGATCATTCCCTTGCCATCTTCCGCTTCCTTGACTACTTCAATCACGACATTCTCACAGTCAACTGAAACGAAGGACAATGACAGGGGGAGCTTGCCACCGACTGTCTGCTTCATCCTGACTTCCAGGGGATTGTTCAGCCCATAGGCCTGACCGACCGTGTCGGCATCCCTCCAGTTCCCGACATGGGGATAGATTGCATAGGTGAACTCATGCAGTTCCTTGTCAGCTTCCGGATTGGGGTAGATTGCCGACTTGAGCATCGACAATCCGACCTTGCCATCCTTGACGCTGCATCCATACTTGCAGTCATTGAGGAAGCTGACACCGAATCCATCCTCGCTAATGTCCAGCCACTTGTGGACACAGACTTCGAACTTGGCGAAGTCCCATGAGGTATTGCTGTGGGTTGTCCGTCTGACGTTCCCATACTGTATGTCAAAGGTTGCTTCCTGTGCATGCACATCGACAGGGAACCAATCCTTAAGGAATATCTGATGTTCCTTCCAATTGATGACGTTCCTTATGTCAATCCTGTCCAATCCGGCATATATGTAGATATACTGGGTAATGGTGGAATCCAGATACTTCCGTTCGATCCTGATGCATGCCCTGACCGGGCCTTCCTCCACCACATCCCAGCCTGAGACGTCATCAACCTCCCATGACTTCTCAGTATAGTAGTTGTTTACATCCCAGGCATCGAAGTTATGGGGACGGTCCTCATAGCTGACGATCCTGTTTGCACAGCTGCCTTCAGGAACGATTTCCCGTGAAGCCCGTTTGTCATAGATACTCCGGAGCTGGCCCTTGGCATTGAAGTCCAATGAAAAAAAGTTGTTTTCCAGATGGTCTTTCTTTACGATCAGCTTTGAAGAAGCCGTCCATTTCTGTTCCGTTTCCGTTTCGAGGGTAAGGTAACCCTTGGACGGAATCTTCGGAGCAAGGCAAATCAGTGTCCCGTCGGCAAGCCTCTGCACCGGCAGATGGTCGGTACCATCGGTCAAACCCTTGACCTCATTCCCGGCAGTGAAGGCAAAGCATTCACGTGTGCTCTTGCTGTTGGGGTTGAACAGGATCAGCGAACCTTTCTGGGCCCCGATTGCATCTGTAAGCTGGGAAAGCGAAACATTCCTGAGCTTTTGACTTTTCATGGAAAGGTACTCGTAGTCGGCCGTGGAATCATCATAGACTTCTTTGATCGAAGATCCGGGAAGAATGTCATGGAACTGGTTGCTCAGGATGAGTTCCCATGCCTGATACAATTCCTTTCCTGGATAGGCACAGCCCAGCAGTTCGGTGGAAAGAGTTGCATAACATTCATTGTTCTCATAGGCAAATTCACTCTTTCGGTTGTACTTTTTGTTTTTGGCCATACTGGTGTAGGTCCCACGATGGTACTCAAGATAGAGTTCACCGACCCATTTCGGTAGATACTTGCTGCCCTTGACTTCAGCTTCAAGCTTACGGAAGAAATCTCCCGCACGGCTCATCACCGTCTGGGGGCAGCCAGGAATACCTTGGGCCAGCCTCCGTTGATTCTCGAGCATGTCTCTCGTCGGTCCACCGCCGCCGTCTCCATAGCCGAAGCAGCAGAGAGTCTCATTGTTCAGGTCTTTCTGGCTGTAGCGTTCCCAGCTGCCCTTCATCTGGCTCGGGTTGATGTAGCCGTTGTAGGACGTGAAGTGTTCGGTTTCGACGCTACCTTCCACCGCGGCCCGGTGATAGTCCCGCGTTGGAATGAAGTGCGTCAGGACCTTCGATCCGTCGATGCCCTCCCATTCGAAGGTGTCATAGGGCATCTTGTTGAATTCATTCCAGCTGATCTTGGTCGTCATGAAGTAAGAAAGCCCGCATTTCTTCATGATTTGGGGCAGTGCGGCAGAATAGCCGAAGACATCAGGAAGCCAGAGGATACTGTTGTCCTTGCCGAATTCTTCCTTGAAGAAGGAGAGCCCATGCTGGAATTGCCTGACCAAGGATTCTCCGCTGGCAAGGTTGCAATCTGCTTCGACGTACATGCCGCCTTCGACTTCCCACCGGCCTTCCTTGACCCGTTGCTTGATCTGTGCATATATATCGGGTGCATTCTTCTTGACATACTGGTAGAGCAGAGGCTGGCTTGACATGAACACGTACTCGGGATATTCCCTCATCAGTTCCAGTACCGTTGAGAAACTTCTGACAGCCTTGTCTTGTGTAACCCGATGTGTCCACAGCCATGCACAGTCAATGTGGGTATGTCCGATACAATACACCTTGACCGGCCGGGGACCGCAGAGATTCCCGTAGAGCGTCTGCTTGAGATAGGCATGGGCACGGCCCAGGCTTTCCCTGAATGCAGGAGAATCTTCCTTCCTCATATCCAGCAGGTTGAGGGATTCATTGAGTGCCTTGATGATGGCAATATAATCCGTGTCATCGGATGGCAACAGCCTGGCGACATCGTAGGGAACCTTCAGGTCATACCAATAGAGGTCGACTTCCTTGTCCAAGGGTTTGATGGACCCGTCAAGCTTCAGGGAGAAATTCTGGTCTCCGGTGAAGGCTGAAAGCGTAATGCGGTACGAAGTACCCGGCACGGCGTCTTTGCACAGTAGGGCAAGGCGATGGTTGACATCCATCCCTTGGGTGAGCTTTCCGTCAACATAGAAGGAAAACTGCGGATTCGTCGCATCCCACTGGTTTTCCTTTCCCGTACGTAGTTCGAAGAACACCGGCATCCCTGCAAAATCCTCCGGAATGACTACGGAGGTATCGAACCAGTAGTAGACCCTGTGACCTCCCCATATCTGGGAATGGTCGAACTCCTTCCACGTCGAAGTGTCCAGCTTAGCGACATCCGTAAATCTTTCGTTGCTTTGAAGCATCCTGTAGTGTTCTATCGGCTGAGTCATTGGGTATCTGAGCTTTCCCAGATATTCGATCAGCTTCCCTATTCTTTCTTTGATCAAGACCATTTGATTTGTCTCCCAATCGGATTATATCGATGCAGCAAAGCTGCAAGTATGTCATATCAGCCCTTTGAGGCTCCTGCGAGAGTGAAGCCTTTGGACATGTAGTTCTGTGAGAGTATGTACAGCAGGATCGACGGCAGGGCATAGATGATTGAGAATGCTGCCAATGGTCCGTAGGCAATGGTGCCATGCTGACCGAAGTATTGGTACAGCAACACCGATGCGGGTAGCTTGTCCTGCGAACTGAGCAGGATATAGGGAACGAAGAAGTTTCCCCAGCTGCCTGAGAACGTGTAGATGAAGGTGACGCAGATTCCGGGGAACATCAGCGGAGCTATGACATCCTTCAGTGTGGCCAAGGTCCCCGCTCCTTCTATCTTGGCGGCTTCTTCGAGTTCAAAGGGTACGCCGTCCATGAAGTTCTTCATCAGCCATATACCGTAGGGCAGTGAAGACGCAGACAGGTAGAGGATTACTCCCGTGATGCTGTCCAGCAGATGGACGCTCAGGAACATCTTGTATACCGGGACAATGACGGCGATCATCGGCAGGGCCGTCATGAACAGGATCGAGTACATGAAGGTCTTCTTGTAGCTAAGGTGGTAGCGGGACAGGGGATAGGCCGCCAACCCTGACACTACGACTACGATAGAAGACTGAACCAGCGATATCACCAGTCCTACTCCGAAGCCTGAAAGGTTGCGGGCATTGGAAAGTACGTCGGTAAAGTTGCCGAGCGTCCAATGCCGTGGCAAGTGGAGCGCTTGGCTTGCATTGGTATCCAAGGAAGCCAACACCAGCCAGACATGCGGCATGAGAAAGGCTAGGGCGATGATTGTCAGGACCACATACTGTGTTGCATTTACTTTTCGTTCACTCATACTATCCTCCGCTTTCCTAGTCTTCGTTCTTGAGTATCATCGTATAGACGATGCTGCAGAGAGTACCGACGAACAGCAACACCATGCCGATTGCAGTTCCCTGCCCCAGCTGGAAGTTCTTCAACCCCTGATAATACATGTAGATCGGGAGCGTCGTCGTTGCATTCCCAGGTCCGCCTCCAGTCATTGCCCAGATGAGACCGAACACACCGAGTGTCGAAAGCGTGTTGAGCATGGTGTTGGTACCGATGGTATCCTTGATGCAGGGCAGGATGATCCTGAACAGCGTCTGGAGCCTTGTTGCTCCGTCCACTCGGGCTGCTTCCTCAATCGAGGACGAGACATTGCCGAGTGCCGACTGATAGTTCAGCATGGAAAAGGCTGTGCCATGCCAGATGTTTGCAAGGATGATGGTAAGCATCGGATGTCCGTAGATCCATTTGACGCCGGGAAGGTGGAGGGCCCTGAGCAAGGTGTTCATTGTTCCTGAGGTGTCGAAGAATGCAAAGCAGCATAAGGCAACGACGATTTCCGGCATGACCCATCCGGCCAGGATGCACGGTCCGACAAAGCTTCTGAATGCCTGGTTCTTCCGTTGCATGAGATAGGCTACGAGGAAACCGATCACGGATTGTCCGACCAGGCTCCCCACAAGGAACAGCAACGTGACGCGGATACTGGCCCACATCCTGGGATCGGTGAACATCGTCGTATAGTTTTCGAAACCGATGAAATGAAAGTTCTTGGCATTCGATCCTGTCAACGCCAGATTGGTAAATGAATAGTATACGGTAAGCAGGATCGGGATGATAAAGAATGCCACCATCAGTACAATTGCAGGAATCAGCAATACTGATTTCTTCAGGTCATACCTTATCTTGGCTTTTCTGTCTATGCTGTCAGCAGCCATGTTTCCTCCAATTGCATCGGGACGGCCATTGCATGGCAGCAGCCGCACCGATTGAATCCAGATATTCGTGTATCTACAGTTCTATGACATTTTCCTTGCCGACGGTCCGTGTGACGTCCTTCCCGTACTGGGAGATGGCATCGTCGATGGATGTCCCGCTCACGACTGATTCGACCATTGTCTGGATACAGGTCGACACTGCTGAATACTGGTCGTTCTGCGGACGGAAGTCAGCAGTCTGCAACAGATCTGTGGCCTGTCTGAAGAACGGCTGGTCAGCATAGGCCTTGACCGTGCTTACGTCAGTCCGTGTGCAGATGTTGCCTTGTTCGATGATTGAAGCCGTGTAGCATGGCTCCGGATCCATCAGATGCTTGATGAAGTCGAACGTCAATTCCTTCGCATCGGAATTCTCAGGAATGGAGAACGCCCAGCCTCCGGAAAGCGTGATTGTCTTGGGAGCTTGTCCGTGATCGGTCGGCATGGCCGCCAATCCGAACTTGGTGGCATAGTCTGAAACTGGGGAAGGTCCCGTTTCCTTCCAGTTGCCCGTGATCCAGATGCCGTCAAGCGTCATGGCAAGCTTGTCATTGGGGAAATATTCCCGTGCCGAGGTATTGGAGGCCTGACCGTTGAGTACGAGGTCCAATGACGGCCCATACCCCTTCGTATAGATGTCCTGGAGGAACTTGAGGGACTTTTCGATTCCCTGGCTCTTGATGACCCATTTGCCGTCTGGCGTGATGAGCCTGTCACCGGTTCCGTAAAGCAGCATCTCATAGGTCTGCATTGAAGTGGCTTCGCCGGTAGCTACGCCGGAATTGCACCAGAAGGGAATCACACCTGGGCAGTTTGCCTTGACCTTGGCACAGAGGCATCCATGATGTCATCCCATGTAGCAGGCTTCCAGTCTTCACCTTCGGTGATGACTCCGGCTTTTGTCAGCAGGGCCCTGTTGTACCATAGTCCCCTGGTGTCGGTACAGTACGGGATGCCATAGACGGAACCGGAGGCATCACTCACAGCTTTCTTCATGGCACCATAGTATTGTCCGTCGTTCCAGGCCTTGTAATTTTTCACAAAGGGATCGAGATTCGTCAGGTAACCGGCACTGACATCATTTGGAAGCTGAAAGGTATCTTCCGTTACCAAGTCAGGACAGGTCGAAGGGTCGGACAACTGAAGGGCTATCTTGGTGAAGTAGTCACCTTCGGAAGCTGTGATGGGAGCAATCTTCAGATTGACTTGATCTTTCTTGTCCCAAGTATTATAACCTTTGGAAATCCACTGCCAAAGCTGTTGGTTCTCTCCTCTGCCGTCGTCGCGGAAGCAATAGGTGATCATAGGTTTCCCGTTGTCCGTCGTTTCCTTGTTCCCCTGTGCAAATGTTGCTCCTGTCGTTATCATGGACAGGATAGACAGCACTACCATGATTTTTTTCATACGCTTCTCCTTTTTTAGTTTTTTTGAATATGCATATATCATTTATGGTATTTTCGTTAAATTATAATGCATATACAGGCTAAATTTGATATAATTCTAAGTCTGTTTATATCATATGTCAACTAAAAAAATAATGAAACATTTAACAGTCTTTGTTATAATAATACTTATTGCCTTGAAATAAGTAATTATGGTAACTGATTAACACGTTTTTGTACAAAACTTGGATAGCAGTTGTATATATCATTTAATGAATTAGAATGATATAGATTTCTCGGTGGGGTCACTGAGAGAAATGCCGCTTTTCTTCTCTGAGGGACTCTTTTGAATCCGAAGTCAAGCTGGTTCCGTGTTCAAGACCACCGATAGCTTCCCTAATTATTTGTCGGACAATGGAACGATACGTTGGCGTCTTTCACTGAGATTTTCAGCAGACGATTTTCTTTTACCAGACAATCAGACAGAAGGTTCAGTTGTCAGTCTGTCGATACCAAGTCAGACATCCGGGTCTTGTTCCATAGCAGATCTACAGGCTTGTCCTTTCTTATCAAACACCATCACAGATGCTGCAGATCAGTCTTGAAAGCCTCCAGTCTGTATAAGATATCCGCTGGAATGCAGTTTTCAGCAAGATCGTAGTATTTTTACGTTTCTTTCTTATGATAGGTTGTTAACGTGTATATGATAACCGCTTGATCAATTCCTTCGGGAAGACCGGTTCCGGCATCAGCAGATACAGATGCCGGGGAAAATGCGGCAGGATGTTTACACTTCTCTTCAATACTATGTTTGACCGCAGGAAGATTCCATTGTCGCAATGGCTCGACTTTCTCCTTTTACTTTTCAGACTGATACATCTGGTTGAGTACCATGTAAGAACGACAAGGAAGTTGTTTCGTGACAGTACCGAACCTGCCGTCAAGTCGAGGCCGAAGTAGGTGAGATGAAAATTGGTCGTCTTTCAAGCTGAATTTTCATTCTGCCACTTTGCAAAGATTTGGGTGGACTTTGTATCTATGTGTAGGCTTTTGTAATGTTTTTTCCCTATGATTATTTTTCCAAGGTTGTCTTCGTCATCGATTGCCCATTGGATTTTTTTCTTATTCCTCATCTATGGGATTTGTTTGTTGCCATACGAATTGTTCAACCTATTGTGTTGGGAAATATGAGGGACAAAAGCTATTGCTTGGAGTGGGATCTGCTTTGAGGT from Spirochaetia bacterium harbors:
- a CDS encoding glycosyl hydrolase-related protein — encoded protein: MVLIKERIGKLIEYLGKLRYPMTQPIEHYRMLQSNERFTDVAKLDTSTWKEFDHSQIWGGHRVYYWFDTSVVIPEDFAGMPVFFELRTGKENQWDATNPQFSFYVDGKLTQGMDVNHRLALLCKDAVPGTSYRITLSAFTGDQNFSLKLDGSIKPLDKEVDLYWYDLKVPYDVARLLPSDDTDYIAIIKALNESLNLLDMRKEDSPAFRESLGRAHAYLKQTLYGNLCGPRPVKVYCIGHTHIDCAWLWTHRVTQDKAVRSFSTVLELMREYPEYVFMSSQPLLYQYVKKNAPDIYAQIKQRVKEGRWEVEGGMYVEADCNLASGESLVRQFQHGLSFFKEEFGKDNSILWLPDVFGYSAALPQIMKKCGLSYFMTTKISWNEFNKMPYDTFEWEGIDGSKVLTHFIPTRDYHRAAVEGSVETEHFTSYNGYINPSQMKGSWERYSQKDLNNETLCCFGYGDGGGGPTRDMLENQRRLAQGIPGCPQTVMSRAGDFFRKLEAEVKGSKYLPKWVGELYLEYHRGTYTSMAKNKKYNRKSEFAYENNECYATLSTELLGCAYPGKELYQAWELILSNQFHDILPGSSIKEVYDDSTADYEYLSMKSQKLRNVSLSQLTDAIGAQKGSLILFNPNSKSTRECFAFTAGNEVKGLTDGTDHLPVQRLADGTLICLAPKIPSKGYLTLETETEQKWTASSKLIVKKDHLENNFFSLDFNAKGQLRSIYDKRASREIVPEGSCANRIVSYEDRPHNFDAWDVNNYYTEKSWEVDDVSGWDVVEEGPVRACIRIERKYLDSTITQYIYIYAGLDRIDIRNVINWKEHQIFLKDWFPVDVHAQEATFDIQYGNVRRTTHSNTSWDFAKFEVCVHKWLDISEDGFGVSFLNDCKYGCSVKDGKVGLSMLKSAIYPNPEADKELHEFTYAIYPHVGNWRDADTVGQAYGLNNPLEVRMKQTVGGKLPLSLSFVSVDCENVVIEVVKEAEDGKGMIIRLYECYNRRCPVTLNFACPIASIVECNMIEQGFEPVSLLSETSASFTILPYEIKTFRVQFT
- a CDS encoding carbohydrate ABC transporter permease; translation: MSERKVNATQYVVLTIIALAFLMPHVWLVLASLDTNASQALHLPRHWTLGNFTDVLSNARNLSGFGVGLVISLVQSSIVVVVSGLAAYPLSRYHLSYKKTFMYSILFMTALPMIAVIVPVYKMFLSVHLLDSITGVILYLSASSLPYGIWLMKNFMDGVPFELEEAAKIEGAGTLATLKDVIAPLMFPGICVTFIYTFSGSWGNFFVPYILLSSQDKLPASVLLYQYFGQHGTIAYGPLAAFSIIYALPSILLYILSQNYMSKGFTLAGASKG
- a CDS encoding sugar ABC transporter permease, encoding MAADSIDRKAKIRYDLKKSVLLIPAIVLMVAFFIIPILLTVYYSFTNLALTGSNAKNFHFIGFENYTTMFTDPRMWASIRVTLLFLVGSLVGQSVIGFLVAYLMQRKNQAFRSFVGPCILAGWVMPEIVVALCCFAFFDTSGTMNTLLRALHLPGVKWIYGHPMLTIILANIWHGTAFSMLNYQSALGNVSSSIEEAARVDGATRLQTLFRIILPCIKDTIGTNTMLNTLSTLGVFGLIWAMTGGGPGNATTTLPIYMYYQGLKNFQLGQGTAIGMVLLFVGTLCSIVYTMILKNED